The following proteins come from a genomic window of Verrucomicrobiales bacterium:
- a CDS encoding transposase, producing the protein MSQRERRQFSGEEKVKILRLHLLEGKPVSDVCEQHKIHPTLFYQWQRTFFENGSKAFEGTGSPKAETKFEKQIEALESKLQRKHEVLSELMEEHIRLKKDLGEL; encoded by the coding sequence ATGAGTCAACGAGAACGACGCCAATTCAGTGGCGAAGAGAAAGTAAAGATCCTGCGATTGCACTTGCTGGAAGGCAAGCCGGTGTCGGATGTCTGCGAGCAGCACAAGATTCATCCGACACTCTTCTATCAATGGCAGCGGACGTTTTTCGAGAACGGGTCCAAAGCATTTGAGGGTACGGGCAGTCCCAAGGCTGAAACCAAGTTCGAGAAGCAGATTGAGGCTTTGGAGTCCAAACTTCAGCGCAAGCATGAGGTGCTCTCCGAACTCATGGAGGAGCACATCCGCTTAAAAAAAGATCTTGGGGAGCTCTGA
- a CDS encoding IS3 family transposase has product MVDFVRNWSEKTEICYERLLRWIELSSRKFRDWRCRYGKANEHNHLVPRDHWLESWEKHEIVKFFHEYPLEGYRRLCFMMLDRDIVAVSPASVYRVLKAEGLLANRWNKPSRKGTGFVQPLAPHDHWHIDFSYVNVGGTFYYLCSILDGCSRSIVHWEIREAMKEADAELVLQRAREKHPQARPRIISDNGPQFVAKDFKEYLRLWQTSHVLTSPHYPQSNGKLERYHRTLKEQAIRPKTPLTLEDARRVVGEFVEHYNTVRLHSALGYVTPKDRLEGRHTEIYATRDRKLEAARENRRQRRDKTEAAL; this is encoded by the coding sequence TTGGTAGACTTTGTTCGAAACTGGTCGGAGAAGACCGAGATCTGTTACGAGCGATTGCTTCGGTGGATCGAACTGTCCTCGCGCAAGTTTCGGGATTGGCGCTGCCGGTATGGCAAAGCCAACGAGCACAACCACCTGGTGCCACGCGACCATTGGCTGGAATCGTGGGAGAAGCACGAGATCGTGAAGTTCTTTCACGAGTATCCCCTGGAAGGCTACCGGCGGTTATGTTTCATGATGCTGGACCGGGACATTGTGGCCGTGAGCCCGGCCAGCGTCTACCGAGTGCTCAAAGCCGAAGGGCTCTTAGCCAATCGATGGAACAAACCCTCGCGCAAGGGCACAGGGTTTGTGCAACCCCTGGCCCCGCACGACCACTGGCACATCGACTTTTCCTATGTGAATGTGGGGGGAACCTTCTACTACCTGTGCAGCATTCTGGACGGGTGTTCACGCTCCATCGTCCATTGGGAGATCCGGGAGGCGATGAAGGAAGCCGACGCCGAGCTGGTGCTGCAACGTGCCCGGGAGAAACATCCCCAGGCCCGGCCCCGGATCATCTCCGACAACGGACCGCAGTTTGTAGCGAAGGATTTCAAGGAATACCTTCGCCTGTGGCAAACCAGCCACGTGCTGACCAGCCCGCACTATCCCCAGAGCAACGGAAAGCTCGAGCGGTATCATCGGACATTGAAGGAACAAGCCATTCGTCCCAAGACGCCGCTGACCTTAGAGGATGCCCGACGTGTGGTGGGAGAGTTTGTGGAACATTACAACACGGTGCGCTTGCACAGCGCTTTGGGATACGTGACGCCCAAGGATCGGCTGGAAGGTCGGCACACCGAGATCTATGCCACGCGCGATCGCAAGCTGGAGGCAGCGCGAGAAAACCGGCGACAACGCCGAGACAAGACGGAGGCGGCCCTGTGA